In the Streptomyces sp. 3214.6 genome, GCGTGTTCCGCCCGTACAGCGGCAGCGGCGGCCTGAAGGAGGAGATCCTCCGCACCGGACAGGAGAATCCCGGCCTCACCAAGGTCGTCTCCATCGGCAAGACCGTCAACGGCCAGGACATCCTCGCTCTCAAACTGACCAAGGGCGCGAAGAAGTCCAAGGACGGCTCCAAGCCGTCGGTCCTGTATATGTCCAACCAGCACGCGCGCGAGTGGATCACCCCGGAGATGACCCGCCGGCTGATGCACTACTACCTGGACAACTACAAGACCGACAAGCGCGTCAGGAAGATCGTCGACTCCAGCGAACTGTGGTTCGTGATCTCGGCCAACCCCGACGGCTACGACTACACCTTCAAGGACTCCGACACCCGGCTGTGGCGCAAGAACCTGCGGGACGTCAACGGCGACGGTGTGATCTCCACCGGTGACGGCGTCGACCTCAACCGCAACTTCGCCTACAAGTGGGGCTACGACGACGAGGGTTCGTCCCCCAACCCCACCAGCGAGACCTACCGCGGCCCGAGCCCCGCCTCCGAGCCCGAGACCAAGGCGCTCGACGCCTTCGAGAAGCGGATCGGGTTCACGTACGGCATCAACTACCACTCCGCCGCCGAACTGCTCCTCTACGGCGTCGGCTGGCAGGTCGCCACCGACACCCCGGACGACGTCGCCTACAAGGCGCTCGCCGGCACCCCCGACAACAGCGCGGTGCCGGGCTACCACCCGCAGGTCTCCTCGGAGCTGTACACGACGAACGGCGAGGCGGACGGCCACGCGTCGAACGTCAACGGCCTCGCCATGTTCACCCCGGAGATGTCGACCTGCCAGACCGCGTCGAACATCGACCCGAACGACCAGTGGAACGCCTCCGACTGTCAGTCGGGGTTCAACTTCCCGGACGACGAGAAGCTGATCCAGGGCGAGTTCGCCAAGAACGTCCCGTTCGCGCTCTCCGTCGCAGAGTCCGCCGCCCAGCCCGACCAGCCGAAGTCCTCGGTCGGTCTGAAGGCCGCCGACTTCACCCCGGCGCCGTTCACCACGTCGTACGCGCGCGGCGCCGACCAGGAGGTCTCCGTCGTCGTACGCAAGGCGATCCGGGACAAGGAGGTCAAGTACCGCGTCAACGGCGGCCGTACGCACGAGCGGGCGCTCAAGGCATGGAAGGGCGGCGAGACCTACGGCGGGGACGACAACCTCTTCTTCGACGAGTACCGGGCCAAGGTGCGAGGCGGAGGACCGGGCGACAAGGTCGAGGTGTGGTTCACCGGTGCGACCAAGGCCGGCAAGAAGGTCTCCAGCTCGCACTTCACGTACACGATCGCCGCACGCCCCCAGGCCGACACGCTCGTCGTCGCCGAGGAGGGCGCGGCCGCCACACAGGCGCAGACCTACGTCGACGCGCTGAAGGCCAACGGCCGCAAGGCGGTCGTCTGGGACGTCGCCGCCCAGGGCGCGCCCGACGCGCTCGGCGTGCTGAGCCACTTCGACACGGTCGTCCACTACACGGGCGCGAGCGTCCCCGGCAACCCGACCCAGCTCGAGCTGCGCGCCTTCCTCAACGAGGGCGGCAAGCTGATCGAGGCGGGCGAACTGGCCGGCGGCACCGTCGACCTCGGCGACGGCACCCCGTCCAACGACTTCAGCCAGTACTACCTCGGCGCCTACTCCCGTACCTCGACCCCCGGCGCCACCGGCTTCACCGGCTCCGGAAAGCTCGGCGGCCTCAGCGGGGCCCTCGGCGCCGCGCCCGGCAACCCGCTCGACAAGGCGGGCACCTACGGGGTCACCTCGGACGAGCTGCCGGCCGCCTCCTACCCGCAGTTCAAGAGCGCGGGCGCGGGCCGGTTCGCCGGGACGGTCAACCCGTACGGGCCGTACACGGGCTCGTACATGGCCGCCGCAGTGCACACCGACGACGCCTACAAGCGCCTCACCCGCACCATCGACCTCAGCGGTGTCGGCGCGGCGAGCAGGCCCACCCTGCGTACCCAGCTCCTGTGGGACACCGAGCCCGGCTACGACAACGCGATCGTCGAGATCCACACGGTCGGCGCCGACGACTGGACCACGCTCCCCGAGGCGGGCGGCGCCACCACCGCCGCCGTCCCCGCGGACTGCGGCGCCGGCTTCTACATCACCGGGCACCCGTGGCTGCGGCACTACCTCACCCTCGGCTCGGGCGCCTGCACCGCGACCGGCACCACCGGTTCCTGGAACGCCCTCACCGGCGCCTCCAGCGGCTGGCAGCAGGTGAACTTCGACCTGAGCGCCTACGCGGGCAAGAACGTCGAGGTGTCGATCTCCTACGTCACCGACCCCGGCACCGGCGGCCACGGCGTCCTCGCGGACGACGCCTCGCTGGTCGTCGGGGGCGCCGTCACCCAGGCGGAGGGCTTCGAGACGTCACTCGGCGCCTGGCGAGTCGCCGGTCCGCCCGCGGGCAGCCCGGCCGTCCTGAAGGACTGGACGCGCACCGGCGCCCTGTTCCAGACGTACGGAGCGGTCACCACCGACGACACCGTGCTGCTGGGCTTCGGCCTGGAACACGTCACCTCGGCGGCCGACCGCAAGGCGCTCATCGGAAAGGCGCTCGACTCACTTGAGAGCTGACACGCCGAAGTCAACCCCGCATCATCGTTCGTAACCGAATCGAGTGATGGGGCCTTCCGGCCCGGGCGGTCCGTACCCCTACTGGCGGGTACGGGCCGCCCTGCCGTGTATGGGCGGACTCGATGTCACTGCGGCGGCCTCGGAGAGGTAGGGTCGGGGGTGGTCGGGGACATCCCAAATACAGCTCGCCGGCACCGCATGGCCGGCGTACCAACGAGGAGATCGGTTCGTGACGATCCGCGTAGGCATCAACGGCTTTGGCCGCATCGGTCGTAACTACTTCCGCGCGCTGCTGGAGCAGGGTGCTGACATCGAGATCGTGGCTGTCAACGACCTGGGTGACACCGCGACAACCGCACACCTCCTGAAGTACGACACCATCCTGGGCCGCCTCAAGGCCGAGGTGTCGCACACGGCCGACACGATCACGGTCGACGGCCACACCATCAAGGTGCTCTCCGAGCGCAACCCCGCCGACATCCCGTGGGGCGAGCTCGGCGTCGACATCGTCATCGAGTCGACCGGCATCTTCACCAAGAAGGCCGACGCCGAGAAGCACATCGCGGGCGGCGCCAAGAAGGTCCTCATCTCGGCTCCGGCCAAGGACGAGGACATCACCATCGTGATGGGCGTCAACCAGGACAAGTACGACGCGGCCAACCACCACGTCATCTCCAACGCCTCCTGCACCACCAACTGTGTGGCGCCGATGGCCAAGGTCCTCGACGAGAACTTCGGCATCGTCAAGGGCCTGATGACGACGGTCCACGCGTACACCAATGACCAGCGCATCCTGGACTTCCCGCACTCGGACCTGCGCCGCGCCCGCGCCGCCGCCGAGAACATCATCCCGACCACCACGGGCGCCGCGAAGGCCACCGCGCTGGTCCTCCCGCAGCTCAAGGGCAAGCTCGACGGCATCGCGATGCGCGTCCCGGTCCCCACCGGCTCGGCGACCGACCTGGTCGTGACGCTGCAGCGCGAGGTCACCAAGGACGAGGTCAACGCCGCGTTCAAGAAGGCCGCCGACGACGGCGACCTCAAGGGCTACCTGTCCTACACCGAGGACCCGATCGTCTCCTCGGACATCGTCGGCGACCCGGCCTCCTGCACCTTCGACTCCTCCCTGACCATGGTCCAGGAGGGCAACTCGGTGAAGATCCTCGGCTGGTACGACAACGAGTGGGGCTACTCCAACCGCCTCGTCGACCTGACGGTCTTCGTCGGCGGCCAGCTCTGATCGACAGATCAGGCACCTCGATGTGAGTGCAGGGCTCGGGCGGCGCAGGGACGCGCCGCCCGAGCCCTGCGTCACGTACCGACAGCCCTCTCACGCCAGGAGCCCCCGTAATGAAGACGATCGACGAACTTCTCGCCGAAGGCGTCGCAGGCAAGCGGGTCTTCGTCCGCGCCGACCTCAATGTGCCGCTCGACGGCACGACCATCACCGACGACGGCCGGATCCGCGCCGTGCTGCCCACCGTCAAGGCCCTCGCGGAGGCGGGCGCCAAGGTCGTCGTCGCCTCGCACCTGGGCCGGCCCAAGGGCGCGCCGGACCCGGCCTTCTCCCTCGCTCCCGCCGCCGCCCGGCTGGGCGAGCTCCTCGGCTCCGCCGTGGCCTTCGCGACCGACACGGTCGGCGAGTCCGCGCAGTCGACGGTCGCCGGCC is a window encoding:
- a CDS encoding M14 family metallopeptidase, whose amino-acid sequence is MRRRARSILAVGALLLGGAALAPIAQAQTANSPKPDPDEVKVFRAEVTKKQVPLLLAAGQDGHELGEQAPAKGTATVEVYLTDKQAKKLRKQGVELTEHTLSAKAENRVEAAAEGVFRPYSGSGGLKEEILRTGQENPGLTKVVSIGKTVNGQDILALKLTKGAKKSKDGSKPSVLYMSNQHAREWITPEMTRRLMHYYLDNYKTDKRVRKIVDSSELWFVISANPDGYDYTFKDSDTRLWRKNLRDVNGDGVISTGDGVDLNRNFAYKWGYDDEGSSPNPTSETYRGPSPASEPETKALDAFEKRIGFTYGINYHSAAELLLYGVGWQVATDTPDDVAYKALAGTPDNSAVPGYHPQVSSELYTTNGEADGHASNVNGLAMFTPEMSTCQTASNIDPNDQWNASDCQSGFNFPDDEKLIQGEFAKNVPFALSVAESAAQPDQPKSSVGLKAADFTPAPFTTSYARGADQEVSVVVRKAIRDKEVKYRVNGGRTHERALKAWKGGETYGGDDNLFFDEYRAKVRGGGPGDKVEVWFTGATKAGKKVSSSHFTYTIAARPQADTLVVAEEGAAATQAQTYVDALKANGRKAVVWDVAAQGAPDALGVLSHFDTVVHYTGASVPGNPTQLELRAFLNEGGKLIEAGELAGGTVDLGDGTPSNDFSQYYLGAYSRTSTPGATGFTGSGKLGGLSGALGAAPGNPLDKAGTYGVTSDELPAASYPQFKSAGAGRFAGTVNPYGPYTGSYMAAAVHTDDAYKRLTRTIDLSGVGAASRPTLRTQLLWDTEPGYDNAIVEIHTVGADDWTTLPEAGGATTAAVPADCGAGFYITGHPWLRHYLTLGSGACTATGTTGSWNALTGASSGWQQVNFDLSAYAGKNVEVSISYVTDPGTGGHGVLADDASLVVGGAVTQAEGFETSLGAWRVAGPPAGSPAVLKDWTRTGALFQTYGAVTTDDTVLLGFGLEHVTSAADRKALIGKALDSLES
- the gap gene encoding type I glyceraldehyde-3-phosphate dehydrogenase gives rise to the protein MTIRVGINGFGRIGRNYFRALLEQGADIEIVAVNDLGDTATTAHLLKYDTILGRLKAEVSHTADTITVDGHTIKVLSERNPADIPWGELGVDIVIESTGIFTKKADAEKHIAGGAKKVLISAPAKDEDITIVMGVNQDKYDAANHHVISNASCTTNCVAPMAKVLDENFGIVKGLMTTVHAYTNDQRILDFPHSDLRRARAAAENIIPTTTGAAKATALVLPQLKGKLDGIAMRVPVPTGSATDLVVTLQREVTKDEVNAAFKKAADDGDLKGYLSYTEDPIVSSDIVGDPASCTFDSSLTMVQEGNSVKILGWYDNEWGYSNRLVDLTVFVGGQL